TCCTGCGCTTGCGACTCACCGTCGCATGTGGCTCTGGTATCCTGCGCTCCCTCGCGGATGCTAACCCACGTCGAGCCAGGGGCCCAGCCCTTCCATATTTTCTACGCCCGCGTCACGCTCGCTGCGCAGCGCGAGTCGCCAGCCGCCCGGCTGCGAGGGCGCAACTCGACCCATACCAGGCCCGGAACTGGGCTAATGGCGTGCCTTCCCCCGCTTGCGGGGGAGGGCAGGCGAGCCTTGCGAGCCGGGTGAGGCCCACAAAAGCCGCGGACCCCTTCCGGAGCCCGCGGCTTTCTACATCCCCCATCCATCACCGCGCGACGCTTACGCCTCGCCGTGGCCGCTGTTCTCCGAGCGGCCCGACGCGCCGCTCTCCGTCTGCCCGGACGTGGAGCCCGAGGCGTTCATCCCGCCCGTGCGCGCGCCGGAGGTGCTGCCGCCCGTCACGCCCATCCCACCCGTGGCGCCCGAAGCCGAATCGGTGGAGCCGGACGATCCGGACGACATGCCGCTGCCCTGCGAGCCGCCGCGCTGCTGGGACTCGCGCTGCTGGCCCGTCTGCGAGCCGCCGGACTGGCCGCCGCGGCCCTGCTGCTGGCCGCCCATGCCGCCGCGTCCCATCTGCCCGCCTGCCATTATCCCCCCGCCATGGCCGCCGCGAGCGGGCTCGGAGATGGTCTCCAGCGTGTGCGCCACGCGGTCCTGCCCCTGGTGGCTGCTGATGTCGGTGGCGAGGTCGGCCTGCGCGACGATGCCCACCAGCCGGCCGTCGCGGTCGGTGATGGGCACGCGGCGCACCTGCTCGCGCTCCATGAGCTGCATGACCGCCTGCACGGAGTCGTTCTTGTTGCACGTCTCCAGCTCGGTGGTCATCACGTCCATCACCGTGGTGTCGCCGCCCTTGCCCTCGGCCACGGCGCGGATGGCGATGTCGCGGTCGGTGATCACGCCCTTCAGGCGGCGGCTGGTCTCGCTCTCCACGACCGGGATGATGCCCACGTCCATGTCGCGCATCTTGCGCGCGGCGTCGGCCAGCGTGGTCTGGGGCGTGACGCACTCGGGGTTCTCGGTCATGATGTCCGAGGCGCGCATCCGCCGCAGCTCGTCGCCCATCTGCGACTGCGACCCGCCGGTGCTCCCCATCGCCGAGCCGGACGAGGTGCCGCCGGTCATCCCCCCGCTGCGCCCGCCGCTCGAGTTCGCACCCGTGCGGCCGTAGCCGGAGTCACCGCTCTCGTACCCGCCGCTGCCGTAGCCGCGGTCCGACGTGCCGCCGTACCCGCCCGCCGATCCGTACCCGCCGGTGGCTCCGTAGCCGCCGGCCGAGCCGGAGCCTCCCGTCGACCAGCCGTTGTTCATCCCCCGGCCCATGCCGCCGCCGTACGAGCCCTGCGAGCCGTAGCCACCCATCGACCCGCCCGCGCCGTACCCGCCGGACGACCCGCCGCCGGTGTAACCGCCGCTCGTGTATCCGCCCCCGCCCGAGTAGCCGCCGCCGGTCGAGCCGCTGCGGTTGCCGGAGCCCATGGTGTAGCCGCGGTCCTGCGAGCCGTAGCCGCGCCCGCCGCCGTACATCCCCTGCCCGCCCGTCCCGCCGCCGTAACCGCCCTGCGAACCGCCGGCCGAGAAGTCGTTGTCGTACGCGCCGCCGCCGGAGCCGAAGCCGCTGTGCTCGCCCACGTCGCCGCCGTCGTGCGCGTCGGAGCGCATGCCGCCGGAAGCGCCGGAGTACCCGTCGGAGCCCATGCCGCCGCGGCCGTAGCCGCCCGAGTACGCGTCCTCGCCCCAGGCGCCGTTCGAGCCGCCCTGGTCGTAGCCGCCGCCGCGCATGCCCCACTGCCCCTGCTCGTAGTCTCGTCCGTAGCGCGCCATGTCGTGGCCTCCTTGCGTTGAGATTGAGCCTCCGGCGTGTGCCCCGCTGGGGCCGCCGCCGCCCCGCGCGCCCGCCCCGTGTGCGGGGTGGGAGAACGGCCGGAGCTTGCAAGAGACGCGCCTTGCGGCGCACGGAGTTACGCGCTCCGGGCCCTCCTACTCCGCCATGCGAGGACGGCGTAGCCGACCAGCGCGATAGCCGCGAAGCTGAACCACTGTACCGCGTAGCTCAGGTGCGGGCCCTCGTCCAGCGGCGGCACGGGAACGCGCTGGAGCGGCGCCCCGGCCTGCGCGGCGGACGGAAGCTGCTGCACGTACAGCGGCAGCAGGGGATGCGGATACCGCCTGCGCAGCGCCGGCAGGTCGAGCCGGCGAAAGGAGAGCGTCCGCGCCGCTCCCGAGGTGGACGGCATCCCCCCGTCGCCCGTGACCGGCACCTCCTGGAAGACGCCCTCCACCACGCGCTCGCCGGGCTCCGCCAGCGGCCGCGTGTCTACCGTAGCCCCGTCCGGCGATGGCGCCCAGCCGCGGTTGACGAGCACCGCGCGGGGGGTGCCGGAGATGCGCAGCGGCGTCACCACGTGCACGCCCGGACGCTCGTCGTGCACGCGCCCGCGGAGCACGACCTCGCCCGCGGGATCGTACGTGCCGGCGACGCGAACCCGCCGGTCGATGAAGCGCGCCGGGTCGGCCTCCACGGCGGCCACGGTGGTGCGGTCGAGCGGCATCACGGGCAGGGCGAGGGCGCGCTCCCACTGCGCGTTGCGGGCGCGGCGCTGCTCCAGCCGGTGCAGCTGCCAGAACCCCAGGCGCACGCACGTGGCTGCGACGACGACGGCGATCACCGCTCCGAGGGCGGTACGGACGGACGCTTTCAACGGAAATCCTTCACGGGTCGGGAGATGCACGGCGGACGGGCTCCGCCGCGGACGGGGAAGAATACCGCGGATGCGTGGCGGCTTCAACGACGGGAACGACGATGGGGCGCCGGAGTGAACCCTGGCGCCCCATCTTCCGTCCTTCTACGTCCTTCTACGTCCGGCCCGATGCGCCCGTAGATGCGTATCGCCGGGCGGAGATGCTTCAGCCCGGCAGGCGGTCCGGGTCCAGGCCGTACACCTGCTCGTGGGCGAGCTGCGACGGGTGGTGGTGATGGCCGTGCTCGTGCGGCTCGTGGTGCTCCACGCCCGCGCCGAACAGCCCGCCCACCACGCCGGCCACGGTCTCCATCGCCACCTCGCGCAGGTGCGACAGCGTTGCGCCCAGCGCGCCGACGCCATGCGACTCCTCGCCGGACCCGTGCCCGGTGGCGTAGAGTCCGTGCGTCTCCGTGCCCTCCAGCCGGTCCATGCGCTGGCGCAGGTCGCGGAGCTCTTCCTCCTGCGTGCGGGCCAGCTTCTGCAGCCCGCGCGCGCGGCCCTCCCAGGTGTGGGCCAGCTCCTTCCACTCCGCGTCGTGCCCGTCGTGCCCATCAGCCCCATCGCCGTAGACCGCCTCGGCCCGGCCGTTGCCGTCGCTGCCGCCGGTGAGGAGGCCCAGCAGCAGGCCGCCCGTGAAGACGGCACCGACACTCAGCATGGGCCGCTCGCGCACGGGCGACATCACGTCCAGCCGGTCCTGCAGCTTCTCCTTCTTGCGCAGCAGCACCTCTTCGATGGTGTCGATGGTCGACGACATGCGGGCGCGCGTCTGCTCGATCTCGCTGCGCGCCACGTCCGGGTCGTCGGTCGCGGCCACCTGGCCCACGGCGCCGGGGGTGGCGTGCGCGGGAAGCAGGTGGTCGGGCTGGCGGATGGGCTCGTTGCTCACGCCGCCCAGCGCGTGCCCTGCGGCCAGCGCCTCGCCGCGGTTCAGGGTGCCGTCGTCGTCGCGCCGCGTGGTGCCGTCGCCGGC
This is a stretch of genomic DNA from Longimicrobiaceae bacterium. It encodes these proteins:
- a CDS encoding SURF1 family protein, yielding MKASVRTALGAVIAVVVAATCVRLGFWQLHRLEQRRARNAQWERALALPVMPLDRTTVAAVEADPARFIDRRVRVAGTYDPAGEVVLRGRVHDERPGVHVVTPLRISGTPRAVLVNRGWAPSPDGATVDTRPLAEPGERVVEGVFQEVPVTGDGGMPSTSGAARTLSFRRLDLPALRRRYPHPLLPLYVQQLPSAAQAGAPLQRVPVPPLDEGPHLSYAVQWFSFAAIALVGYAVLAWRSRRARSA
- a CDS encoding DUF3618 domain-containing protein; this encodes MAETYVAGDGTTRRDDDGTLNRGEALAAGHALGGVSNEPIRQPDHLLPAHATPGAVGQVAATDDPDVARSEIEQTRARMSSTIDTIEEVLLRKKEKLQDRLDVMSPVRERPMLSVGAVFTGGLLLGLLTGGSDGNGRAEAVYGDGADGHDGHDAEWKELAHTWEGRARGLQKLARTQEEELRDLRQRMDRLEGTETHGLYATGHGSGEESHGVGALGATLSHLREVAMETVAGVVGGLFGAGVEHHEPHEHGHHHHPSQLAHEQVYGLDPDRLPG
- a CDS encoding CBS domain-containing protein, producing the protein MARYGRDYEQGQWGMRGGGYDQGGSNGAWGEDAYSGGYGRGGMGSDGYSGASGGMRSDAHDGGDVGEHSGFGSGGGAYDNDFSAGGSQGGYGGGTGGQGMYGGGRGYGSQDRGYTMGSGNRSGSTGGGYSGGGGYTSGGYTGGGSSGGYGAGGSMGGYGSQGSYGGGMGRGMNNGWSTGGSGSAGGYGATGGYGSAGGYGGTSDRGYGSGGYESGDSGYGRTGANSSGGRSGGMTGGTSSGSAMGSTGGSQSQMGDELRRMRASDIMTENPECVTPQTTLADAARKMRDMDVGIIPVVESETSRRLKGVITDRDIAIRAVAEGKGGDTTVMDVMTTELETCNKNDSVQAVMQLMEREQVRRVPITDRDGRLVGIVAQADLATDISSHQGQDRVAHTLETISEPARGGHGGGIMAGGQMGRGGMGGQQQGRGGQSGGSQTGQQRESQQRGGSQGSGMSSGSSGSTDSASGATGGMGVTGGSTSGARTGGMNASGSTSGQTESGASGRSENSGHGEA